Part of the Vibrio sp. SCSIO 43137 genome, TCACCGTTATCAGATAGATCCACCATAGAAGTAAAAATTGGCTTCACTGCTTCTGCTCTCACCTTATGACGCAAACTGGCAGAATACAGCGCACTCGCATAATCAGTGGCATGGCGTGTTCTCGCAATAAAGTTATCAAAAAACTCTTTCGCGCTATCAGCAGGATAATTGATGATCTGTCGGCTCAAAAAACAGTCCTCGGGCGCAATGTTGCCTTCAATATCGGTAAAGCTCAAAACCCTCTCTTTGTTCTGATCAGCCAGTATCAGCGAAGTAAGTCCTCCCATTGAGTGGCCTAAAAGGTGAAACTTTTCGACATCAAAATGCTCTAGTACCGCCAGCGCAGTTTTTACAAAAAAACCTATAGATATCGCTTCTAGAACTGCACAAATTGTTTCACCACAGCCCGGAAAATCGTAAGCAATAAAACCGTGATCATTTAGCTCCTCACAAAAGATGATGTCTGCATAATCTTCTTTGGTTGAACCAAATCCATGCAAAAACACCAAAGGCGGCTTTTTGCCCATCCGGTATATGGCTGATATTTCCAGCACCACACCGTCTATCTGTAAGGGAATTATCACAGATTCAAAAGGGGAGATTTTTCTTTCCATTATTGTCACCTTACTGAAAGCTTCTATCTGTTAGTGAAGCACAAAACTGCTGTATTCTGTAACACGCTAAGTGATTCCTTATCGAGTGCATAAGCAATCCTCAAAAACGAACCTAGACCAAAACCACTTCCGCTAACATCAGCAACATAAAGTAGGGAATTGTGCATTGCTGGCTAAACCTCTGCTCTGTTCACTGGTCTGCCTATTATTTACCCCTGCACTGATATGTAAATTTCTATTTAACTATCTCTGTGATACTTAAAAAGTATTACAATATGGGCAAGTGTGATGCTATCACTGCACCACCCATGGGAGGGCAAGATACATATGAGTAAAATCGATTACCGCTTGATAAAGAAGTTATACCTGTTTCTGGTTGTTGCCGAGGAAGAACACTTTGGCCGCGCTGCTAAAAGGCTGGGTATGTCTCAGCCTCCATTAACAGAACAGATTAAGGTGCTGGAACAATCACTAAAACTGACACTGTTCGAGCGCTCCCGCAGAGGGACCAAACTTAGCCCTGCCGGTAAAGCCATCCTGCCACTGGTACAAAGTTTTGCTGACCATATGTTTTCTCTTGAGCAGACAGTAAAAGAGGTTGCTAATGGTCAGTCCGGAGTCCTGCATATCGGCTCTATAACATCTGCCATGTTTGAAGTGGTGCCCGCCTTAATCGAACACTTTAAGCAGGTGTTTCCGGCCATAACCATCTTTGTTAATGAGATAGACAGTGCCGAAGCTATTGAATCACTCTCAACAGGTAAACTGGATCTGGCGTTTGTCCGGGTAGAAGGTGAGCTGGGCAAAAAACTGAAATCATTACCTTTGTCCGAGGATCGGCTAGGCATTGCTATTCCTGTTAATCACGACATGGTGACTCATTCTCAAATCAAGCTTAGTTACTTAGCAAATGAAGCCTTTGTTATGTCATCAAGGCAGGTGAACCCGAGCTACTTTGATCTCCTTACTGAAGCGTGCCGACACAGTGGCTTTAATCCGCGCATTCTATATGAGGTACGCTCTATTGCAGCGCAAATCGCTTATGTAAGTTGTGGTCAGGGCATAGCTTTGGTGCCAATGAGTATGCAAAACATGATACCGAATAATGTAAAACTGGTACCACTGGCTGAATCTATCTCAGTGGTAACCGCCGCTATGGTGTGGAACCCAGAGCGCAGTCACCCCATGGTTGACTATGCCGTCAAATGGCTGAAGGAATCATCTGTAAAAGAGTCACTTAGCAGGCCAGATACTAATTATGTATCAGAGCATTAGCTAAAGAGTATTTCACTCTGACTAACGAGATAGTGACAATGTACCTCACTTTAAAGCGAGGTACATTTTGGATATCTATTACAGCTTTGCTGCCATCGCACTGGCAGTGGTTTACATGCCGGGACCGGGCACTATTAAGTCCATTAACAATGCCATTAACTTTGGATTTTATGGCTCTGTAATTGGTATTTCAGGCCTTACATTAGGCGTATGCGCTGTCGCTGTTTTGTCTGCTTCGGGGCTTGGTCTTTTACTTATGTCATCACCACAGGCCTTTCGGTTCATCTCCTATTTCGGCGCGGCTTACCTGCTGCGTCTGGCGTTCAAAATGTGGTTTACTGAAATAACACCTCAGGGAGGCACTCAAACTGACGCTTTCCAAAAACGCAGCGTATTCAGCGAAGGCTTTTTACTGCAATTCTCTAACCCAAATGCAATTCTGTTTTTTTGTTCTGTTTTTCCGCACTTTGTTGATGCAAAAGAGAGCTACATAACGCAGTTTTCCATGCTGGTAACCATTTTTTGTCTGGCCTTTATCTGTGCCCATGCCAGCTATGCACTTTTAGCCTATAAGGCACGCACTCTGTTTACTGAACATAGCAAGGTATGGATAAATAGAATCAACGCCATTTTGTATCTTCTTCTGTCCAGCTATCTGATTTATGCAGCCTGAATGCAAATACCCGCTCACCAACGCGAAAATGATAATAATTATCAGTACCATATAAACAGTAATAACAAATCTTTACCCTTAGCAGATTAATTGTCAAAAAATAACCAGATAACGAATAACCCTAACGATCTATAGTTGTTATTAAGATGTCAAAGCGGGATAATGCGGCATTCTGGTTTTCCTGAACTCAATTAACCATGACTGAATATTTGCTGTTGTTAGTTGGCACTGTGCTGGTTAACAACTTTGTGCTTGTAAAATTTTTAGGCTTATGCCCCTTTATGGGTGTTTCCAAGAAACTGGAAACTGCAATAGGTATGGGCTTAGCAACAACATTTGTGCTGACACTGGCATCGGTTTGCGCCTATCTGGTGGAAACCTATATCCTCACTCCGCTTGGAATAAGTTACCTGAGAACCATGAGTTTTATTCTGGTTATCGCTTTCGTGGTTCAGTTTACCGAGATGCTGGTACATAAAACCAGCCCGACCTTATATCGCCTGCTGGGTATTTTCCTGCCGTTGATCACCACCAACTGCGCCGTTCTCGGTGTTGCACTGCTTAACATTAACGAAAATCATGATTTTATCGAGTCCATTATTTATGGCTTCGGTGCAGCAGTCGGTTTCTCACTGGTTCTGATTTTGTTTGCCTCCATCCGAGAAAGAATTGCGGCAGCAGATGTTCCGGCCCCCTTTAAAGGTGCTTCTATAGCCATGATCACAGCAGGCTTGATGTCACTAGCCTTTATGGGCTTTACAGGGTTGGTGAAGTTGTAATGGATGCTATTTTAATTGCCATCATCGCGATTGCGGTACTTGCTGCCATATTCGGTGCCTTCCTTGGCTTTGCCTCTGTGCGCTTTAAGGTTGAAGCTGACCCGATTGTAGAAAAGATAGATGCTGTACTACCTCAGACTCAGTGTGGACAGTGTGGTTACCCCGGCTGCCGCCCCTATGCAGAGGCCATCGCTAATGGCGACGATATTACCAAATGTACTCCCGGCGGACAGGCTGCCATAGAGAACATTGCTGAGTTAATGGGTGTCGACCCTGCCGATTATGCCAGTGAGGGTGAAGAGCCGGTTAAAACCGTCGCCTTTATTCATGAAGATATGTGCATCGGCTGCACTAAATGTATTCAGGCTTGTCCGGTTGATGCCATTGTAGGCGGAACGAAAGCACTGCATACCGTTATCAAAAGCGAGTGCACCGGATGTGACCTTTGTGTTGCCCCCTGCCCGACTGACTGTATTGAAATGATCCCCGTTGAAACAACAATAGATACCTGGAAATGGCAGCTAAATGCGATTCCCGTTGTAGATATCACCAATAAAAAGACAGAGGCCGTGGAATAACAATGGCTAAGTTATCACTCGTTGAACAGATTCGTCATGGCCATATCTGGAGTTTTCCCGGAGGCGTTCATCCGCAGGAAAATAAGCAGCAGTCGACCCAAAAGCCGATTGCCAGAGCAAGCACGCCACATGAACTTATTCTTCCTCTGAAACAACATATCGGCCGCCCGGGTGACTTAAATGTTCAGGTCGGCGATCAAGTATTAAAAGGCCAGCAACTCACTAAATTTACTGCCAGCTTTATGCTTCCGGTACACGCACCGACTTCAGGCACAATTACCGCTATTGAACCAAGACTGACCGCACATCCTTCAGGTCTTACTGAACTCAGTATTGTGTTGGCACCAGACGGAAAAGAGCAGTGGCTACAAAAAGAGGCCATCGACGATTTTAGATCTCACTCTCCTGATGAACTGATAGAGGTTATCCGTCAAGCCGGTATTGCCGGTATGGGTGGCGCAGGCTTCCCTACAGCCAGAAAAATTCAGTCCGGTATGGCGAAAACCAATATTCTGATTATCAATGCCGCAGAGTGCGAGCCTTACATCACTGCTGATGACATGCTAATGCGCGAGCATGCTGACGAGTTTGTTCAGGGGATTGAGATTGTCTCGCATATCCTTAAGCCGGAACTGGTTGTAGTTGCGGTTGAAGATAATAAGCCGGAAGCGATAGAGGCTCTGCAACAGGCTGCCATTAATCTGGATATTGTTATCCGCGCAATACCAACTAAATATCCGTCTGGCGGCGAAAAGCAACTTATAAAGATACTGACCAATAAAGAAGTACCAAAAGGTGGTATTCCGGCGGATATTGGCGTTCTGGTACAAAACGTGGCCTCTGTCTACGCCATAAAGCGCGCCGTCATTGATGGTGAGCCACTTATCGAAAGAGTGGTTACCCTGACTGGTAATGCCTTTAAGCAGCCTCAGAACGTCTGGGTAAAACTGGGCACACCTGTTGAAGCCCTGCTTGAAGAGTTTAACTATCAGGCCGATAAAAAATATCCCCGCCTGATTATGGGCGGCCCTATGATGGGCTTTGCCCTGCCAGACAGCCGGGCACCAATAACCAAAACAGCGAACTGTATTCTGGCACCAACCAAAAAAGAGATATCTCCTAAGCATTACGAGACAGCCTGTATCCGCTGCGGACAGTGCGCTGAAGCCTGCCCTGCCTCACTGCTGCCTCAACAACTGTTTTGGTACTCAAAAGATAAAGACCACGACAAGTGTGAAGAGCTGAATATCGCTGACTGTATAGAGTGTGGTGCTTGTGCCTATGTCTGCCCGAGTGAAATTCCTCTGGTTCATTACTATCGTCAGGCAAAAGCTGAGATAAAAATCAACGCTGAAGAAAAACTGGCCTCTGACAGAGCCAAACAACGATTTGAGCAGAAAAAAGCCAGACTGGAAAGAGACAAAGCTGAGCGTGAAAATCGCTTTAAGAAAGCCGCTGAAGATCGCCGTAAAGAGAGCAAAAATAGCGGTGAATCTGACGCTATTGCAGCTGCTATTGCCCGCGTTAAATCGAAATCTTCCGCCGCTGAACCATCAGCCAAGTCAGCGGTAGCTGCCGCAATAGCCAGAGCAAAAGCTAAGCAAGCTGAAGCAGCCAAGTCCGGCGAACAGACACCGGACAACAGTGAAATGGCCAAGCTGCGGGAAGAACGCAAGCGACTGGCCCGTGAAAGAAGAGCGGAAAAAGAATCTAAAGCACAACAAGATTCAGAATCTGCAAGCTCCGAAACCAAAAAGGATGCTGTTGCCGCAGCAATTGCCAGAGCGAAAGCGAAAAAAGCGCAGCAGGAAAATGCTAAAACTGAAGCAGCTGAATCCTCTGAACCAGAAACAGAGCAAGTGCAGCCTGAGCAGGATAAAAAGAAAGCTGCTGTCGCTGCTGCTATTGCCAGAGCGAAAGCGAAGAAAGCACAGCAAGCAGATGCTAAACCAGCCGAATCTTCTGAGCCTGAAACAGAGCAAATTCAGCCTGAACAGGACAAGAAGAAAGCCGCTGTTGCTGCCGCTATTGCAAGGGCGAAAGCGAAGAAAGCGCAACAGGAAAATGCTAAAGCTGAAACAGCTGAATCTTCTGATCCAGAAACAGAGCAAGCTCAGCCTGAGCAGGATAAAAAGAAAGCTGCTGTCGCTGCTGCTATTGCCAGGGCAAAAGCGAAGAAAGCGCAGCAGGAAAATGCTAAAACTGAAGCAGCTGAATCCTCTGATCCAGAAACAGAGCAAGCTCAGCCTGAGCAGGATAAAAAGAAAGCTGCTGTCGCTGCTGCTATTGACAGAGCGAAAGCGAAGAAAGCGCAGCAGGAAAACGCTAAAGCTGAAACCAGCGAGCCTTCTGAACCAGAAATAGAGCAAGCTCAGCCTGAGCAGGATAAAAAGAAAGCTGTTGTCGCTGCCGCTATTGCCAGAGCGAAAGCAAGAAAAGCGAAGCAAGAAAGTGCTGATACTGAAACAGCTAAACCTTCTGAACCTGAAGCAGAGCAAGCTCAGCCTGAGCAAGATAAGAAGAAAGCCGCTGTTGCTGCCGCTATTGCAAGGGCAAAAGCAAGAAAAGCGCAAAAAGAACAGTTGCAAAATGATACAAAGGAGACTGACTAGTGGCTCTATTTATTGCCAGCTCACCTCATGCTCATAGTAAGAAGAGAACCACTGAGCTAATGAAATGGGTTCTGCTAGCCGCCCTGCCGGGACTCGCAGCCCAGAGCTACTTTTTCGGCTGGGGTACACTCCTGCAACTGCTAATTGCTCTCATAATGGCAGTTGCACTCGAAGCCGGAGTGATGTTACTCAGAAAACGTCACCCAATGTCTGCCCTGAGAGATCACAGTGTGATTGTAACCGCATGGCTGCTGGCCGTGGCTATACCGCCGTTATCCCCCTGGTGGATACTGTTTATCGGTCTGTTTTTTGCCGTAGTGGTCGCCAAACACCTATACGGCGGCTTAGGTCAGAATCCGTTTAATCCGGCAATGGTGGCCTATATAGTTTTACTTGTCTCCTTTCCGGTTCAGATGACAAGCTGGATTGCACCGGGCGACCTTAGCCCGAACAGTGTCAGCCTGTATGATGCATGGAAACTGATCTTTACCGGATTCAGTGATGACGGTCTCTCCCTTCAGCAAGTGCGGACAAGTATAGACGGCATAACCATGGCAACCCCGCTGGATGGGTTTAAAACGGCCATTGCAGGCGGCGCATCTGCTGAAGAATTTCTTAACAGCTCGATATATTCCTTACTGGCCGGCAAGGGCTGGGAATGGGTTAATCTGGCCTACTTACTCGGTGGGCTGCTGCTTATCCGTCAAAAGATTATTCAGTGGTATATCCCTGTATCTCTGATTGCTACATTGCTGTTAGTCAGCAGCCTTGGCTACATAATCTCACCAGAGACGCAAGCATCACCACTGCTGCACCCTATTCTCAGGTGCAACCATGATTGGTGCCTTCTTTATTGCTACTGATCCGGTAACGGCTTCAACAACCGTTAAGGGCAGGTTGATATTTGGGGCTCTTATCGGTTTGCTGATTTACATTATTCGTATCTGGGGAGGATTCCCTGACGGTGTGGCATTTGCTGTCCTAATTGCCAATATGGCAGTACCTCTGATGGATCACTACACAAAACCAAGAACTTACGGGCACTAGAGAGGAAGTATGTTAACCGCAATAAGAAAAAACGGGGTCACATTAGCCATCTTTGCCTGCGCCTGTACCGGCTTGGTTGCTGTGACTTATGCCCTGACCAAAGACACCATCAAGGCTCAGGAAGTGAATCAGCTAAAAACAACCCTGAATCAGGTTATCCCCCATCAGCTGTATGACAACGAGCTCTATAAGCACTGTACGATGGTTCAGTCCCAGTTATTGGGCAGTCGCGAGCAACAACACGCTTATATCGGTACTCTTGGTTCAGAGAACCGGGCAATGGCAATAGAGACAGTCGCACCAGATGGCTATAACGGCTCTATCAAATTACTAGTCGGATTCAACTATGACGGCAGTATTACCGGCACGCGGGTACTTGCTCATCAGGAAACACCGGGGCTCGGTGATAAAGTTGATATCAGGGTCTCTGACTGGATCTATAGTTTTACCGGCAAAAAAGTAACCGAAAGCAATCTGGACACATGGAAAGTACGAAAAGATGGTGGGGAATTTGACCAGTTCACCGGAGCGACTATCACGCCAAGAGCCGTAGTCAAAGCCGTTAAGAATGCCGCTATCTTCTATAATCAGAACCGGGACACCTTATACTCACAGGCAATAAACTGTGGAGGCGACAATGAGTGAGAACAGAGAACTGTTTAAAAACGGAATGTGGACCAATAACCCGGCACTGGTGCAGCTGCTCGGTTTATGTCCGCTGCTTGCCGTCTCATCAACCGTGACCAATGCATTAGGGCTGGGAATCGCGACAACGCTGGTGTTACTCGGCTCTAACCTGTCCGTTTCACTGGTAAGAGATTATGTGCCTAAAGAGATCCGTCTTCCGGTTTTCGTTATGATCATCGCCTCGCTGGTGACCTGCGTACAACTACTAATGAACGCTTACGCCTACGGATTGTTCCTCTCTCTGGGCATTTTTATTCCGCTGATCGTAACTAACTGTATCATTATTGGTCGCGCCGAAGCCTATGCAGCACAAAACAGCCCGCTTCCGGCGACCCTTGACGGTCTCTGGATGGGGTTAGGGATGACCTCTGTTCTTGTCGTACTAGGCGCAATAAGAGAGATATTGGGCAATGGTACTCTGTTTGACGGCGCAGACCTGTTGCTGGGTGAATGGGCATCGGTACTGAGAATCGAAGTGTTTCAGGTTGAAAATAGCTTCCTGCTGGCTCTTCTTCCTCCGGGCGCCTTTATTGCCGTCGGTTTCCTGATCGCTTTCAAAAATATAATTGACTCGCAAGTTGCAGCCCGAAAACCAAAACAACAGAAAGCTGCCATTGAGCGCGTCAGAGTAACCCAGTAACGGATTACCAATAAATAAAACTCAACACTGAAGCAATAAAATATGAATAATAACAAGAGAGTAGAGATACTTGAGCGGCTAAGGGAGAACAACCCAAACCCTGAAACAGAGCTAAACTGGAGCTCGCCATTCGAGTTGCTGATAGCAGTACTGCTTTCAGCGCAAGCCACAGATGTCAGCGTAAACAAAGCCACCGATAAGCTCTATCCAGTCGCCAATACACCAGAGTCTATTCTTGCCCTTGGTGTCGACGGAGTAAAAGAGTATATAAAAACATCGGCTTATTTAACTCTAAAGCTGAGAACGTGATAAAAACCTGCAAGATTCTGATTGAGCAGCATAACAGTGAAGTACCTGAAGACAGGGCAGCACTGGAAGCATTGCCCGGTGTCGGCCGGAAAACCGCCAATGTGGTACTTAATACCGCTTTTGGCTGGCCTACCATTGCGGTAGATACCCACATCTATCGAGTTTCAAACCGAACCAAATTTGCCATGGGTAAAACCGTTGATGACGTAGAGAGCAAGCTGCTTAAAGTGGTTCCTAAAGAGTTTAAGCTGGATGTTCATCACTGGTTGATCCTGCACGGGCGCTATACCTGTGTGGCCAGAAAGCCCAGATGTGGCAGCTGTATCATCGAAGATTTATGTGAATATAAAGATAAAGTCTATCCAGAGGAGTAATGACAATGTCAAATGGCCGTATTTTACACACCATGCTACGCGTGGGAGATCTAGACCGTTCTATCCAGTTTTACACTGATGTGATGGGCATGGATCTGCTGCGTAAAAACGAAAACAGTGAGTATAAGTACACTCTTGCTTTCCTTGGTTACGGAGACGAATCACAAGGTGCGGTTATTGAGCTGACTTATAACTGGGGAACGACAGAGTATGATATGGGCAGCGCCTTTGGCCATATCGCGATCGGGGTAGATGATATCTACAAAACCTGCGACGCTATCAAAGCGGCTGGCGGCAACGTAACCCGTGAACCGGGCCCGGTAAAAGGTGGTTCAACAGAGATCGCTTTTGTGAAAGATCCTGACGGCTATATGGTTGAGTTGATTCAGAATAAGTCAGCCAGCGCAGGCCTTGAAGGTTAATTAAATCAGATAAAAATAAGAGCCATGAAGAAAGAAATTCATGGCTTTTTTAATACCTGAGATCAGGCTTGCTCTGATTCCACCACTTTCTTCAGGCTATGTGGGTGGAACTTAATACAGACGCCTTCACGCTTAAAAGCGACTGTCGGATTTGCCAGACGCTCCCCTTCACCTTTAGGGCTGGAAAGCTTGGTTTTTATCCCTTTGTCTGCCAGTTTATCCCACTCTGTATCGAGTGCAGGAGCGTAGTTTTTGAGGTCGTTCAGAAACTCCTCTGCCGTCAAGCTGTCAGATTCAACCACAAACTCAATATGCTCCCACCCTTCCCTCGGATAGCGCTTGCCTGCTGCGGGATAAGGCAGTTCCAGACACTCTATTTTCCAGCCTGCCACTGCCAATGGCTGACTAAATTCTAAAACAATAATCGGTCTGCCATTAATCACCGCCTGAGAGATAACCCGGCCATAACTCAGCCACTCTGTATGAGCCGCCTCGGCCACTTTTTGATCGTTAATGCGCAAAGCAATATGGTCAGCCTGAAGAGGCTGGATATTCACACCAATATCCGTAGCAAGAGCTTGCACTTTCGTGGCGAAATCTTGCACATTTTTTATCATTTCGAATGGTTGTAAATCGTTTGTTAACAAGGGATTGCTCATAATCATCTGTCTAAAAGGAAAGAAACAGACATATATTATCAGCAAGGGAGAAAAATTAGGAAATTTTACTTGTTATTATCTGTTAGAAGCTCTGTTTCCCTGATACTATAAATGCCATTTTATGAATCCAAATTAGATATGCATTCATTTCCATTAGAGTGGAAACTGGGCGTATTGCATAAATAACAATTCTCAGAATTGAAGGAAACGCGTGTGAATATCCAAACACTGATTAACGACAAAGTATCTCAGGCTCTCGAAGCCGCTGGCGCACCAGCAGGAAGCCCTGCTGCGGTCCGACAGTCAGCAAAACCACAATTCGGTGACTATCAGGCTAACGGCGTGATGGGCGTTGCAAAAAAACTCGGTACAAACCCGCGAGAATTTGCACAAAAAGTATTGGATGTTCTGGATCTTGACGGTATTGCCAGCAAAACTGAAATTGCCGGCCCGGGTTTTATCAATATCTTCCTGAGCGAAGAGTTTCTTGCTAAGCAAGCCGAACAGGCACTGGCAGACAGCCGTTTAGGTGTTGCACAGGAAGAGCAGAAAACCATCGTTGTTGACTACTCGGCGCCAAACGTAGCTAAAGAGATGCATGTAGGTCACCTTCGTTCAACTATTATCGGTGATGCTGTTGTCCGTACTCTTGAGTTTCAGGGTCACAAAGTAATCCGTGCTAACCACATCGGTGACTGGGGTACACAGTTCGGTATGCTTATCGCCAACCTAGAGCGTGTTCAGAATGAATCTGATGAAGTTTCTATGGAACTGGCGGATCTGGAAGCCTTCTACCGTGAGTCTAAGAAGTTCTACGACGAAGATGAAGATTTCGCAGCGAAAGCACGTAGCTACGTTGTAAAACTTCAGGGTGGTGATGAGTACTGCGCTGAGATGTGGAAGAAACTGGTTGATATCACCATGGTGCACAACCAGCGTAACTACGACCGCCTGAACGTTTCCCTGACCAACAAAGACGTTATGGGT contains:
- a CDS encoding alpha/beta fold hydrolase gives rise to the protein MERKISPFESVIIPLQIDGVVLEISAIYRMGKKPPLVFLHGFGSTKEDYADIIFCEELNDHGFIAYDFPGCGETICAVLEAISIGFFVKTALAVLEHFDVEKFHLLGHSMGGLTSLILADQNKERVLSFTDIEGNIAPEDCFLSRQIINYPADSAKEFFDNFIARTRHATDYASALYSASLRHKVRAEAVKPIFTSMVDLSDNGELMDKFLGLPCPVMFMFGEQNRSLSYLPHIEAEGVMLAEVPNCGHFPMYSNPACMWKFISENIQRTLIAE
- a CDS encoding LysR substrate-binding domain-containing protein, with translation MSKIDYRLIKKLYLFLVVAEEEHFGRAAKRLGMSQPPLTEQIKVLEQSLKLTLFERSRRGTKLSPAGKAILPLVQSFADHMFSLEQTVKEVANGQSGVLHIGSITSAMFEVVPALIEHFKQVFPAITIFVNEIDSAEAIESLSTGKLDLAFVRVEGELGKKLKSLPLSEDRLGIAIPVNHDMVTHSQIKLSYLANEAFVMSSRQVNPSYFDLLTEACRHSGFNPRILYEVRSIAAQIAYVSCGQGIALVPMSMQNMIPNNVKLVPLAESISVVTAAMVWNPERSHPMVDYAVKWLKESSVKESLSRPDTNYVSEH
- a CDS encoding LysE family translocator; protein product: MDIYYSFAAIALAVVYMPGPGTIKSINNAINFGFYGSVIGISGLTLGVCAVAVLSASGLGLLLMSSPQAFRFISYFGAAYLLRLAFKMWFTEITPQGGTQTDAFQKRSVFSEGFLLQFSNPNAILFFCSVFPHFVDAKESYITQFSMLVTIFCLAFICAHASYALLAYKARTLFTEHSKVWINRINAILYLLLSSYLIYAA
- the rsxA gene encoding electron transport complex subunit RsxA: MTEYLLLLVGTVLVNNFVLVKFLGLCPFMGVSKKLETAIGMGLATTFVLTLASVCAYLVETYILTPLGISYLRTMSFILVIAFVVQFTEMLVHKTSPTLYRLLGIFLPLITTNCAVLGVALLNINENHDFIESIIYGFGAAVGFSLVLILFASIRERIAAADVPAPFKGASIAMITAGLMSLAFMGFTGLVKL
- the rsxB gene encoding electron transport complex subunit RsxB — translated: MDAILIAIIAIAVLAAIFGAFLGFASVRFKVEADPIVEKIDAVLPQTQCGQCGYPGCRPYAEAIANGDDITKCTPGGQAAIENIAELMGVDPADYASEGEEPVKTVAFIHEDMCIGCTKCIQACPVDAIVGGTKALHTVIKSECTGCDLCVAPCPTDCIEMIPVETTIDTWKWQLNAIPVVDITNKKTEAVE
- the rsxC gene encoding electron transport complex subunit RsxC, which encodes MAKLSLVEQIRHGHIWSFPGGVHPQENKQQSTQKPIARASTPHELILPLKQHIGRPGDLNVQVGDQVLKGQQLTKFTASFMLPVHAPTSGTITAIEPRLTAHPSGLTELSIVLAPDGKEQWLQKEAIDDFRSHSPDELIEVIRQAGIAGMGGAGFPTARKIQSGMAKTNILIINAAECEPYITADDMLMREHADEFVQGIEIVSHILKPELVVVAVEDNKPEAIEALQQAAINLDIVIRAIPTKYPSGGEKQLIKILTNKEVPKGGIPADIGVLVQNVASVYAIKRAVIDGEPLIERVVTLTGNAFKQPQNVWVKLGTPVEALLEEFNYQADKKYPRLIMGGPMMGFALPDSRAPITKTANCILAPTKKEISPKHYETACIRCGQCAEACPASLLPQQLFWYSKDKDHDKCEELNIADCIECGACAYVCPSEIPLVHYYRQAKAEIKINAEEKLASDRAKQRFEQKKARLERDKAERENRFKKAAEDRRKESKNSGESDAIAAAIARVKSKSSAAEPSAKSAVAAAIARAKAKQAEAAKSGEQTPDNSEMAKLREERKRLARERRAEKESKAQQDSESASSETKKDAVAAAIARAKAKKAQQENAKTEAAESSEPETEQVQPEQDKKKAAVAAAIARAKAKKAQQADAKPAESSEPETEQIQPEQDKKKAAVAAAIARAKAKKAQQENAKAETAESSDPETEQAQPEQDKKKAAVAAAIARAKAKKAQQENAKTEAAESSDPETEQAQPEQDKKKAAVAAAIDRAKAKKAQQENAKAETSEPSEPEIEQAQPEQDKKKAVVAAAIARAKARKAKQESADTETAKPSEPEAEQAQPEQDKKKAAVAAAIARAKARKAQKEQLQNDTKETD
- the rsxG gene encoding electron transport complex subunit RsxG, with the translated sequence MLTAIRKNGVTLAIFACACTGLVAVTYALTKDTIKAQEVNQLKTTLNQVIPHQLYDNELYKHCTMVQSQLLGSREQQHAYIGTLGSENRAMAIETVAPDGYNGSIKLLVGFNYDGSITGTRVLAHQETPGLGDKVDIRVSDWIYSFTGKKVTESNLDTWKVRKDGGEFDQFTGATITPRAVVKAVKNAAIFYNQNRDTLYSQAINCGGDNE
- a CDS encoding electron transport complex subunit E — encoded protein: MSENRELFKNGMWTNNPALVQLLGLCPLLAVSSTVTNALGLGIATTLVLLGSNLSVSLVRDYVPKEIRLPVFVMIIASLVTCVQLLMNAYAYGLFLSLGIFIPLIVTNCIIIGRAEAYAAQNSPLPATLDGLWMGLGMTSVLVVLGAIREILGNGTLFDGADLLLGEWASVLRIEVFQVENSFLLALLPPGAFIAVGFLIAFKNIIDSQVAARKPKQQKAAIERVRVTQ
- the gloA gene encoding lactoylglutathione lyase, whose amino-acid sequence is MSNGRILHTMLRVGDLDRSIQFYTDVMGMDLLRKNENSEYKYTLAFLGYGDESQGAVIELTYNWGTTEYDMGSAFGHIAIGVDDIYKTCDAIKAAGGNVTREPGPVKGGSTEIAFVKDPDGYMVELIQNKSASAGLEG
- a CDS encoding VOC family protein, with protein sequence MSNPLLTNDLQPFEMIKNVQDFATKVQALATDIGVNIQPLQADHIALRINDQKVAEAAHTEWLSYGRVISQAVINGRPIIVLEFSQPLAVAGWKIECLELPYPAAGKRYPREGWEHIEFVVESDSLTAEEFLNDLKNYAPALDTEWDKLADKGIKTKLSSPKGEGERLANPTVAFKREGVCIKFHPHSLKKVVESEQA